A genome region from Psychrobacter jeotgali includes the following:
- a CDS encoding nitroreductase family protein: MNSDTDNNGNDDMDKTHLATPKHTPQLDAFRQVVESRRSVRRFTDTPIPDEVMAECLRLAMLAPNSSNLQPWEFYVIDSDHKRKKAIKNCMGQNAAKTSARLIAVVARTDIWHDHAQQILREYPDKPVPKKVIDYYTKVVALDFLRGPANVVSAAKWSATQVFRRAKGPIKSPYYTFEDVKNWATNNTALAAENLMLALRAHGFDSCPMGGFDEPAMKRLLGLGDEHHIVMMIGAGERADNGIYNSQFRFNQDQFVHYV; the protein is encoded by the coding sequence ATGAATTCTGATACTGATAACAACGGTAATGACGATATGGATAAAACTCATTTAGCCACGCCGAAACATACGCCGCAGCTTGATGCCTTTCGGCAAGTAGTAGAATCACGGCGCTCAGTACGCCGTTTTACGGACACCCCTATTCCTGATGAAGTTATGGCAGAATGCCTGCGCTTAGCTATGCTGGCTCCCAACTCTAGCAATTTGCAGCCGTGGGAGTTTTATGTGATTGATAGCGACCATAAACGCAAAAAAGCCATCAAAAACTGTATGGGACAAAATGCCGCCAAGACCTCAGCTCGTCTAATCGCTGTCGTCGCACGCACTGATATCTGGCATGACCATGCGCAGCAAATCTTGCGAGAATATCCGGATAAACCCGTGCCCAAAAAGGTCATAGATTACTATACCAAAGTGGTTGCTTTAGACTTCTTACGCGGCCCTGCCAATGTGGTATCAGCAGCCAAGTGGAGCGCTACGCAAGTGTTCAGACGCGCTAAAGGCCCGATCAAATCGCCCTATTATACTTTTGAAGACGTCAAAAACTGGGCGACCAATAATACCGCACTAGCTGCTGAAAACCTGATGTTGGCACTGCGAGCGCATGGTTTTGATAGTTGTCCGATGGGCGGCTTTGATGAGCCTGCCATGAAGCGCTTGCTGGGTCTAGGCGATGAACATCATATCGTCATGATGATCGGTGCGGGCGAGCGTGCTGATAATGGTATTTATAACTCGCAATTTAGATTTAACCAAGACCAGTTTGTACATTACGTATAA
- a CDS encoding esterase/lipase family protein, which yields MHKKNRVILIHGLHQAPFIMSLMAKRLQAQGFATHQYGYRSMRDGIKTNSARLNSWLENNHNPDQPLYLVAHSLGGLIIRDFVHSYPHWQIGRCVTLGTPHAGSVCADYIWQLMPAVVGKSYEQALDGTVAPLPEHIELGVIAGNKPKGLGQPFLSYHNHKLKKSAEELTAEQLAHDGTVYVSETQLEEASDHIIMPVTHTGMLVNKNVAAQTAHFLKHGAFQR from the coding sequence ATGCACAAAAAGAATCGGGTAATTCTTATTCACGGCCTACATCAAGCGCCGTTTATCATGAGCCTGATGGCAAAGCGCCTGCAGGCACAAGGATTTGCTACCCATCAGTATGGTTACCGCAGTATGCGCGATGGCATTAAAACCAATAGCGCACGTCTAAATAGTTGGCTTGAGAACAATCATAATCCTGATCAGCCTCTATATCTCGTTGCTCATAGCTTGGGTGGTTTGATTATTCGTGATTTTGTGCATAGCTATCCACACTGGCAGATTGGGCGCTGCGTGACGCTTGGTACGCCGCATGCTGGAAGTGTCTGCGCTGATTATATTTGGCAACTTATGCCAGCAGTCGTAGGCAAGTCTTACGAGCAAGCTTTGGATGGAACCGTTGCGCCTTTGCCTGAACATATAGAGCTTGGCGTAATCGCTGGCAATAAACCTAAGGGGTTGGGACAACCCTTTTTATCCTATCATAACCATAAACTAAAAAAATCAGCTGAGGAATTAACAGCAGAACAACTCGCCCATGATGGTACAGTTTATGTGTCAGAAACCCAGCTTGAAGAAGCTAGCGATCATATTATTATGCCTGTCACCCATACTGGCATGCTGGTCAATAAAAACGTAGCTGCACAAACCGCGCATTTCTTAAAGCATGGAGCATTTCAGCGTTAG
- the gcvP gene encoding aminomethyl-transferring glycine dehydrogenase has translation MTISQQPTFDTFKGLFNEAEFVYRHLGSNDSKQAELLSSIGYSDMDSFIDDTVPEPVRLHKDLDLPLAMSEHAALAKLRTMADKITVNKSYIGQGYSPVRMPAVIQRNVLENPGWYTAYTPYQAEIAQGRLEALLNFQQVCIDLTGLELAGASLLDEATAAAEAMAMSKRVSKSKSDKYFVDERIYPQTLDVIRTRAKYFGWEVVVGDFELAKSGDYFGAIFQYVGKEGDVKDLTEVISAVKENKTYTSVVSDIMSLVLLKSPAEMGADIALGSTQRFGIPMGFGGPHAAYFAFSDKAKRSAPGRIIGVSKDAQDNVALRMALQTREQHIRREKANSNICTSQVLLANLAGMYAVYHGPTGVKRIATRIHAFATAFADIINNSSDSNDSLSVVHEQFFDTVVIDCGSEKMATQIFENADNVGYNLWRINETKLAVAFSETSDEEDFKVLTQLFVSKSHSLPETATVSLDDAHLRKDDILTHPVFNSHHTEHEMLRYLKSLEDKDLAMNRSMISLGSCTMKLNATSEMLPITWPEFANIHPFAPRDQVGGYIEMIASLQDQLKAITGFDEISMQPNSGASGEYAGLLAIRRYHESLGETNRDVCLIPMSAHGTNPATAMMMGMQVVVVKTDGNGNVDIDDLTAKCEEHSERLGALMITYPSTHGVFEEGIRHICDLIHKHGGQVYMDGANMNAQVGVMQPADVGADVLHMNLHKTFCIPHGGGGPGMGPIGMQAHLAPFIANHTISPVFNAQNDYSAVSAAPYGSASILPISWMYIAMMGRDGLLKATELALLNANYVADQLKDDYPVLYAGKNGRVAHECIIDIRPLKEETGITESDIAKRLMDYGFHAPTMSFPVAGTLMIEPTESESKEEIDRFISALKAIKAEAMKAKAEEDGWTLENNPLKNAPHTAAVITSSEWDYPYSRDIAAFPLPYIRNNKFWPSVGRVDDVYGDKNLMCSCPSIENYM, from the coding sequence ATGACGATTTCTCAACAACCGACATTCGATACTTTCAAGGGTTTATTTAACGAGGCGGAGTTTGTCTATCGCCATTTAGGCTCTAATGATAGCAAACAAGCCGAACTGCTAAGCTCAATCGGTTACAGTGATATGGACAGCTTTATCGATGATACCGTCCCTGAGCCAGTGCGTTTGCATAAAGATTTGGATCTGCCATTAGCGATGAGTGAGCACGCCGCCCTTGCCAAACTGCGTACTATGGCCGATAAAATCACGGTTAACAAAAGCTATATCGGTCAAGGCTATTCGCCAGTGCGCATGCCTGCTGTCATTCAGCGTAATGTGCTGGAAAACCCAGGTTGGTACACTGCCTACACCCCTTATCAGGCTGAAATTGCCCAAGGCCGCCTAGAGGCGCTGCTTAACTTTCAACAAGTGTGTATTGACCTGACCGGTCTTGAGCTGGCTGGTGCTTCCCTACTTGACGAGGCGACTGCGGCGGCTGAAGCTATGGCAATGTCAAAGCGAGTAAGCAAAAGTAAATCCGATAAATATTTCGTTGATGAGCGCATTTATCCGCAAACGCTAGACGTTATCCGTACTCGCGCCAAATACTTTGGTTGGGAAGTCGTCGTTGGTGATTTTGAACTGGCAAAATCGGGGGATTACTTTGGCGCTATATTTCAATACGTTGGTAAAGAAGGCGATGTCAAAGATTTAACCGAGGTCATCAGCGCCGTTAAAGAAAACAAGACTTATACCTCTGTGGTCAGCGATATTATGAGCTTGGTACTATTAAAATCGCCCGCTGAGATGGGCGCTGATATCGCTTTAGGTAGCACCCAGCGCTTCGGTATTCCTATGGGCTTTGGTGGCCCGCATGCCGCCTACTTTGCTTTTTCAGATAAAGCCAAACGCTCAGCACCGGGGCGTATCATTGGCGTATCAAAAGATGCGCAAGACAATGTGGCACTGCGTATGGCGCTACAGACTCGTGAGCAGCATATTCGCCGCGAAAAAGCCAACTCCAACATCTGTACTTCACAGGTATTATTAGCCAATTTAGCCGGCATGTATGCTGTTTATCACGGCCCCACTGGCGTCAAGCGTATTGCTACCCGTATTCATGCCTTTGCTACCGCCTTTGCCGATATTATCAACAACAGTAGCGATAGCAACGATAGTTTAAGTGTGGTACATGAGCAGTTTTTCGATACGGTAGTGATTGATTGCGGTTCAGAGAAAATGGCGACCCAAATCTTTGAAAACGCTGATAATGTAGGCTACAACTTATGGCGCATTAATGAGACTAAGCTGGCGGTTGCCTTTAGTGAAACTAGCGATGAAGAGGATTTTAAGGTCTTGACTCAGCTGTTTGTGAGTAAGTCGCATAGTCTACCTGAAACAGCGACGGTATCGCTTGATGACGCGCACCTGCGTAAAGATGATATCTTGACCCATCCGGTCTTTAACTCGCACCATACTGAGCATGAAATGCTGCGTTATCTAAAGTCGCTCGAAGATAAAGACTTGGCAATGAACCGCAGTATGATATCGCTAGGTAGCTGTACCATGAAGCTTAACGCCACTAGCGAGATGCTGCCTATCACTTGGCCTGAATTTGCTAACATCCATCCTTTTGCTCCGCGCGATCAAGTGGGCGGTTATATTGAGATGATTGCGAGCTTACAAGATCAGCTTAAAGCCATTACCGGTTTTGATGAGATCTCTATGCAGCCAAACTCTGGCGCCTCTGGTGAATATGCTGGTCTGTTGGCCATTCGCCGCTACCACGAGTCTTTGGGTGAGACCAATCGCGATGTCTGCCTGATTCCTATGTCAGCACATGGTACTAACCCCGCTACCGCTATGATGATGGGTATGCAAGTGGTGGTGGTCAAAACGGATGGTAACGGTAACGTTGATATTGATGACTTAACTGCTAAATGCGAGGAGCATAGCGAGCGTTTGGGCGCACTAATGATTACTTACCCTTCAACTCATGGCGTTTTTGAAGAAGGTATCCGTCATATCTGTGATTTGATCCATAAACACGGCGGTCAAGTGTATATGGACGGCGCTAATATGAACGCCCAAGTAGGTGTCATGCAGCCTGCTGACGTGGGCGCTGATGTGCTACACATGAACTTGCATAAAACCTTCTGTATTCCGCACGGCGGCGGTGGACCGGGTATGGGACCTATCGGTATGCAAGCGCATCTAGCGCCCTTTATCGCCAACCATACGATCAGCCCAGTGTTTAATGCCCAAAACGACTATTCAGCTGTATCAGCCGCGCCTTATGGTTCAGCAAGCATTTTACCGATATCGTGGATGTATATTGCGATGATGGGCCGTGATGGCTTGCTCAAAGCAACCGAGCTGGCGTTATTAAATGCCAACTATGTCGCCGATCAGCTCAAAGACGACTATCCTGTCCTTTATGCGGGCAAGAACGGCCGGGTGGCGCACGAATGTATTATAGATATTCGTCCGCTAAAAGAAGAGACCGGCATTACTGAGAGCGATATTGCCAAGCGCCTAATGGATTATGGTTTCCACGCGCCGACGATGAGCTTCCCGGTAGCGGGAACTTTGATGATTGAGCCCACTGAGTCTGAATCTAAAGAAGAGATTGATCGCTTTATCAGTGCGCTTAAAGCTATCAAAGCTGAAGCTATGAAAGCCAAAGCCGAGGAAGATGGCTGGACACTAGAAAATAACCCGCTAAAGAATGCCCCGCATACGGCGGCAGTGATTACCAGTAGCGAATGGGATTATCCATATAGCCGTGATATTGCTGCCTTCCCGCTGCCTTATATCCGTAACAACAAGTTCTGGCCAAGTGTGGGACGGGTTGACGATGTCTATGGGGATAAGAATTTGATGTGCTCATGCCCAAGCATTGAGAACTATATGTAG
- the recR gene encoding recombination mediator RecR translates to MLTAKFDQLVKQLRVLPGVGQKSAQRMALHLLTKKRPQGMALAQALDEAMRDIVECQRCHSFSDDNICPLCQDPRRDDSLLCVVETAADVMAIEQTAGYRGRYFVLGGHLSPIDGINADDLNIDQLVWRVKQEPVEELILATGTTVEGQTTAHFISEAVSRHVKKVTRLAQGVPMGGELEYLDSMTLGQALQNRSFL, encoded by the coding sequence TTGCTTACTGCCAAATTTGATCAGCTGGTTAAACAACTACGGGTGCTACCGGGTGTGGGACAAAAGAGTGCCCAGCGTATGGCGCTGCATCTACTAACTAAAAAACGTCCTCAAGGTATGGCGCTCGCGCAAGCGCTCGATGAAGCTATGCGTGATATCGTTGAGTGTCAGCGCTGTCATAGCTTTAGTGATGATAATATCTGTCCACTGTGCCAAGACCCGAGGCGGGATGATAGCCTGTTATGTGTGGTTGAAACCGCCGCTGATGTGATGGCGATTGAACAGACCGCCGGTTACCGTGGACGTTATTTTGTCTTAGGTGGTCACTTATCACCGATTGATGGTATCAATGCTGATGATTTGAATATTGATCAGCTGGTATGGCGAGTCAAACAAGAGCCGGTCGAAGAATTAATACTAGCAACCGGGACTACCGTTGAGGGTCAGACAACCGCACACTTTATTAGTGAAGCGGTAAGCCGCCATGTCAAAAAGGTCACTCGTTTAGCTCAAGGCGTACCTATGGGCGGTGAGCTTGAATATCTCGATAGTATGACCTTGGGGCAGGCGCTACAAAACCGCTCTTTCTTATAG
- a CDS encoding ribonuclease D, with the protein MSNPSSATMFQDNASIADDDFSSESTLPAQPLSGIPNEPDIDALLDIADEVPVTWIKEQYQLDEVIEALESCGRVALDTEFIKRDTYYPRLALVQLNIGDHIYLLDAPKLQLADFWRALTEVDIAIWHACGEDLGIFYLLSGCPPLTNIFDTQIALSYLTGQLQMGYQQALDDQLDMHIDKEQSQSDWLQRPLSDEQEQYAIDDVRFLPALYLSLEYELKQQGLYDYVWEDCQLYASELYEAQHIEDDAMYLTMADYRYNSQQMAVLQAVATWREELARATNQPRTFIIKKQAVREVITENPKNMRELAHKTSMHRSTLRLYGEELLKVIKEAKDMAFAEHPACLVPPYRSKNKALSKAVQQALKEQAEHLGVPANVLMRKKWLGQLYEVIALDKDLADLPEGLKGWRYEWVTQTLMPVIEAHKEELQQGMGLVNAKG; encoded by the coding sequence GTGTCAAACCCTTCCTCCGCTACTATGTTTCAAGATAACGCTTCAATTGCTGACGATGACTTTTCGTCCGAATCCACCTTACCAGCGCAACCTTTATCCGGCATTCCTAATGAGCCTGATATTGATGCGCTATTAGATATCGCCGATGAAGTGCCAGTGACTTGGATCAAAGAGCAATATCAGCTGGATGAAGTCATTGAGGCGCTGGAGAGTTGCGGGCGCGTGGCTTTGGATACTGAATTTATTAAGCGCGATACTTATTATCCGCGCCTAGCTTTGGTTCAGCTCAACATTGGCGATCATATTTATCTACTAGATGCGCCTAAGCTGCAATTAGCCGATTTTTGGCGGGCGCTTACTGAGGTAGATATTGCTATTTGGCATGCTTGTGGTGAGGATTTAGGGATATTTTATCTGCTATCTGGCTGTCCGCCATTGACCAATATCTTTGATACTCAGATTGCTTTGTCTTATCTGACTGGGCAATTGCAAATGGGTTATCAGCAAGCGCTTGATGATCAGCTAGATATGCATATTGATAAAGAGCAAAGTCAGTCTGATTGGCTACAAAGACCGCTATCGGATGAGCAAGAGCAGTATGCGATTGACGATGTGCGCTTTTTGCCAGCGTTATATCTAAGCTTAGAATATGAGCTAAAACAGCAAGGCTTATATGATTATGTGTGGGAAGATTGTCAGCTGTATGCCAGTGAGTTATATGAAGCGCAGCACATTGAAGACGATGCTATGTATCTGACTATGGCGGATTATCGTTATAACTCCCAGCAAATGGCGGTTTTGCAAGCGGTGGCGACTTGGCGAGAAGAGCTGGCACGGGCGACCAACCAGCCGCGGACTTTTATAATCAAAAAACAAGCTGTTCGCGAGGTGATTACTGAAAATCCCAAAAACATGCGTGAGCTTGCGCATAAGACCAGTATGCACCGCAGTACGCTACGGCTTTATGGCGAAGAGCTACTTAAAGTAATCAAAGAGGCAAAAGATATGGCCTTTGCTGAGCACCCGGCTTGTTTGGTGCCGCCTTATCGCTCCAAAAATAAAGCATTATCAAAAGCGGTACAGCAAGCGCTAAAGGAGCAAGCTGAGCATCTTGGCGTACCGGCCAACGTCCTCATGCGTAAAAAATGGCTGGGTCAATTGTATGAGGTTATTGCGCTAGATAAGGATTTGGCGGACTTACCTGAAGGCTTAAAGGGCTGGCGTTATGAATGGGTGACGCAAACTTTAATGCCGGTGATTGAAGCTCATAAAGAGGAGTTGCAGCAAGGCATGGGTCTGGTAAACGCTAAAGGATAA
- a CDS encoding esterase/lipase family protein, giving the protein MVLSSLLSNSSFLSNDNSSSSYDPSKPFVVLIHGLHQSARTMSPLAAQLQSKGFSTYQHDYDSLGETLDQHSDNLHTWLVDHRDPKVPINFVGHSLGGLVVRNFITRYPQWNIGRCVTLGTPHTGSIKAKYIKDLIPPLIGKSYEQSLDGNIAPLEEDICMGVIAGDAPDNFSQIVLIYHEHQAKLAVDERAHDGAVFVYETLLPNAADHIILPVSHMEMLIDDEVAQQTAYFIRHGKFDR; this is encoded by the coding sequence GTGGTTCTCTCTTCTTTGCTGTCTAATTCTTCTTTTCTTAGTAACGACAATTCCTCTAGCAGTTATGATCCCTCAAAACCTTTTGTGGTTCTAATCCATGGCTTGCACCAAAGTGCCCGCACCATGAGCCCTTTGGCGGCTCAACTTCAAAGTAAAGGCTTCTCTACTTATCAGCATGATTACGACAGCCTAGGTGAAACCCTCGATCAGCATAGCGACAACTTACATACTTGGCTTGTAGACCACCGCGATCCCAAGGTGCCTATTAATTTTGTCGGGCACAGCTTAGGCGGTCTGGTAGTCAGGAATTTTATTACCCGCTATCCTCAGTGGAACATTGGACGCTGCGTAACGCTTGGCACCCCGCATACCGGCAGTATCAAGGCGAAATATATAAAAGACTTAATACCACCCCTTATAGGTAAGTCGTACGAGCAATCTTTGGATGGTAATATAGCGCCGCTAGAAGAAGACATTTGTATGGGGGTTATTGCCGGTGATGCGCCTGATAATTTTAGTCAAATTGTATTGATATATCATGAGCATCAGGCTAAATTAGCCGTAGATGAGCGCGCGCATGATGGGGCAGTTTTTGTCTATGAGACTTTGCTGCCCAATGCCGCCGACCATATTATTCTACCGGTTTCGCACATGGAGATGCTGATAGATGATGAGGTCGCTCAGCAAACGGCTTACTTTATACGTCATGGCAAGTTTGATAGGTAG
- a CDS encoding YbaB/EbfC family nucleoid-associated protein, producing MNIQALMQQAQTMQKKVEANVETAKKELANKEVQAEAGSGLVKVTMTGRHVVKRLSIDPSLLEDEPDMIEDLIAAAINDAVRQADELYEETMAGATSGMGLPPGMQGLF from the coding sequence ATGAATATTCAAGCATTAATGCAACAAGCCCAAACCATGCAAAAGAAGGTTGAAGCTAATGTTGAAACGGCAAAAAAAGAGCTGGCTAACAAAGAAGTACAAGCTGAAGCGGGTAGTGGTCTGGTTAAAGTGACCATGACCGGTCGTCACGTGGTCAAGCGTCTCAGTATTGATCCTAGTCTTTTAGAGGACGAGCCGGATATGATTGAAGACTTAATCGCTGCCGCTATCAATGATGCGGTTCGTCAAGCCGATGAATTGTATGAAGAAACTATGGCTGGCGCGACCTCAGGCATGGGTTTACCACCAGGTATGCAAGGTCTGTTTTAA